Proteins encoded together in one Pirellulales bacterium window:
- a CDS encoding transposase, which yields MSESKHEASVRRRFDDEFKQSAVRLIVEEQYTFKAAAAAVGVSDQTLRAWHARFAPQPSVCGENATVEELRAENRAGRKVSNCCITAIGAASTLRRPINKS from the coding sequence ATGAGCGAATCGAAGCACGAAGCATCGGTGCGTCGTCGGTTTGACGACGAGTTCAAACAGTCTGCGGTGCGGCTGATTGTCGAAGAGCAGTACACGTTCAAAGCCGCGGCAGCGGCCGTGGGAGTAAGCGACCAGACGCTACGGGCGTGGCACGCTCGGTTCGCTCCCCAGCCTTCCGTGTGCGGCGAGAACGCCACCGTGGAAGAGCTGCGAGCAGAGAATCGCGCCGGCCGGAAGGTAAGCAACTGCTGCATCACAGCGATCGGGGCTGCCAGTACACTTCGGAGGCCTATCAACAAATCTTAA